In one Acidaminococcales bacterium genomic region, the following are encoded:
- a CDS encoding carbon-nitrogen hydrolase family protein, giving the protein MAKFTVAALQMGSAPEGKGRTLEKILSFEDEIKKSGAAVVVLPEALLGGYPKGSLFGAYLGYRLPAGREMFAAYYGNAIDVPGPETAELAGLSQRTGASLVTGAIERDGYTLYCSALFFTPEGVLAKHRKLMPTGTERLIWGQGDGSTLTVVQSKAGKLGAAICWENYMPLLRMAMYAKGVEIWCAPTVDARESWQASMRHIACEGRCFLVSACQAQPSPRDLGAEVPGWPPDQPLMRGNSIIVNPYGEIIGGPLQDETGLVTAAVDTEELARARYDLDVAGHYARPDVFALSVDERAKKGVDFQS; this is encoded by the coding sequence ATGGCAAAATTCACGGTAGCCGCCCTGCAAATGGGTTCCGCGCCGGAGGGCAAGGGCCGGACGCTGGAGAAAATTTTATCTTTTGAAGACGAAATCAAAAAGAGCGGGGCGGCGGTGGTAGTGCTGCCGGAAGCGCTGCTCGGCGGTTATCCCAAAGGCAGCCTTTTCGGCGCGTATCTCGGATACCGCCTGCCGGCGGGCAGGGAAATGTTCGCCGCCTATTACGGCAACGCCATAGACGTGCCGGGGCCGGAAACTGCGGAATTGGCCGGACTGTCCCAACGGACGGGGGCGAGCTTGGTAACGGGCGCCATCGAACGGGACGGTTACACTCTTTATTGCTCGGCGCTGTTTTTTACGCCGGAAGGCGTTTTGGCAAAACACCGCAAACTCATGCCCACCGGAACCGAAAGGCTGATCTGGGGGCAGGGCGACGGTTCCACCCTGACGGTTGTGCAAAGCAAGGCGGGCAAGCTCGGCGCGGCTATTTGCTGGGAAAATTACATGCCGCTCCTGCGCATGGCGATGTACGCCAAAGGGGTGGAAATCTGGTGCGCTCCCACGGTAGACGCCCGGGAAAGCTGGCAGGCGTCCATGCGCCATATTGCTTGCGAAGGGCGCTGTTTTCTCGTCAGCGCTTGCCAGGCGCAGCCTTCCCCCCGCGACCTCGGGGCGGAAGTTCCCGGCTGGCCGCCGGATCAGCCGCTGATGCGCGGAAACAGCATTATCGTCAACCCTTACGGGGAGATCATCGGCGGGCCACTCCAGGACGAAACAGGGCTTGTCACGGCCGCCGTCGACACCGAAGAACTGGCCAGGGCCAGATACGACCTGGACGTGGCGGGCCATTACGCGCGCCCGGACGTTTTCGCCTTGTCGGTAGACGAGCGGGCAAAAAAGGGCGTGGATTTTCAAAGCTGA